Genomic window (Gadus morhua chromosome 3, gadMor3.0, whole genome shotgun sequence):
tcttttTCATTCCCATCTGCTGCTCTGCTTTCACTGCCCAACCTTCATTCTCTCAtattccttctctcctctctttcatcATTGATTGAAAGGCCCATCCCTTCCCTCATCCTCAGGCCGACTGCATCAGAGGACATtcacgcagcagcagcagcagcagaggcagcaggagcagcagcagcagcagcagcagcagcagcagcagcagcagcagcagcagcagaagcagaagcagaagcagcagcaggcagACTGGTAGGTGTGCTCGTGGCCTcgctctccgctctctctcagtGCTGGCGTGGTTTCTGCTACATCGAGGACTACTGTCTACCTCAGCAATGTGTGTCCTTGTGAGTCGTGGGAGCAGGTTGGAGGGTAGAGTGAAGGGTTGTctaacacaaccaccacacccTGGGACCTGCTTCAACCACAGATGGAGGCCTCTGGTATTATAAGCTTTCATCCTGTGTGGGCCATACATGCTGTTGTTGTCACTGTGCTGCATTAGCCCCTTGGGATCTATGTTTCCACTTCTCCTTGTATACCACATACATCTAGACACTGCTCTATTCTTGTTTTTGTGAAATTTcttcccctgtgtgtttgtgtgcatgcaggcgTGTGTTTCGATTTGGAGTTCTTCGCTATCCTCTTTAATTCCCCTTCTAAAACCTCAACCTTCCTGAGTACTACCATCGTTACACTATTATACTACTGTCAGCATGTTGTGTTCGTCGACCCGTCCCTCTTTCCTCTGTttgacctccaccaccttctgCCTCATATTGTCACTCACCTCCTTcacctttatctctctctctatcccccttcccccttctccctctctttctcaccctttTCTCTCTACAagtctccccctttctctttctttacgtctccccctctctctgtctgtctctctgtctctgtggggTTTGGTGGCGATCCCAGAATGCCTTGCTCCATGCCATCCCGCTAGGCGTGAGCAGCATGGGTGGAGGCTGGGTGGGCAGAGAGAGCAGGGACAGGACGGAGGTGCTGACGGGTGGCGCTCCCTCTGCTTCAGATGGCCGAAGACACTGAGAGCCCTAAGATCAACCACAGCTTCCTGCGAGACTATGTCACCGAAGGTACGGCACACACAGCTTATAGTTCTCCTTAATGTTGGGAATGGGGATGCTGGGGATTATTCTGATGGTGAATAGGATGGATGAGGATTGTTGTTTATAtcacaatattattattattattagtagtagtggtagtagtagtagtagtagcagtactagtagtagtagcactCGAAGTAGAAGTAGATGTATTAGTAGTTGCAGTAGTTTTGTAAACTCAATGGTTAAATCTTTTTAACGTGTATATAACGTGTAAATTAAAGTGTTATTAGAATGCTTAGTGttattcatatttgtatttttattagtGTTTTTTATGTTATTAGCATGGTTATTAGTGTTAAAAGAATGCTTAGTATTATTAGTGGTATTAGATGGTATATTATTTCAAGGAGATGTTGTTAGTGATAAGCTTGATGTTAATATTTCATGATTATTTGGGGCTCAGGAAAAACAATGCATCCGGACAGCTCCGTTAACCTCCTTTCTCGCTGAATTAGGATCTAAATCGAGCATGGGTCATCTGTCATTAGTTATTCTGGTATTTCTGAAATGAATACACTTTAtcgatccatccatccttctttctacatccctctctttctacctctctgtctctcctacaCATTTATGAATAATTCCCTTTTATCTCCCCATTTCTccaataaaatgttttttaatcagCTGTTTGCTGTATTCTCCCCTTTCTTCTCTTCTAGCTGATGTCATCTCCACAGTGGAATTCAACCAGACAGGAGAGCTGCTGGCTACAGGAGACAAGGGGGGGCGTGTGGTCATCTttcaaagagagagcgaggtcaGTCCACTTCATCCATTTATACCCTTGTATACCTTATGGTTAAACGTCTAATTGTGTTGACTTGCAATGTGTAAATCAATTCAACTAGACGTTTACATCTTATGGAAGACAATTAAAAATTGATTAACCGATACTAGTCACTAATTGTCCATACTGGGCTCTACTGGAACGCTCTGCTCTCAGGTCAATCAAAAGTCACTCTTTCGCCTCAAACTTGTCAAGAAGGAAGCATTTGGGCGTCTACAAGTTCTAACAGACATCACCCAAATACCATCCTTGCTTCCCTTTGTATGTAGAATTCAAGTTTAATAATTACCCAGATCATGGTCTGGCTACTGGCTGGCTACGAGCCAGTTCTATCTCTGACATGCTAGAGCCTAATGCAAGCGTACCCGTGTTCCCTGGCTCCTTTGTTCCCTAATTCAATATTCTGTTCACAAACAAATCTTCCTATTATGTTGGTGTTAAGTACGACCCGTTTCAAGttataatattttataaatattatcCTGTTTTCTTTCATTGGAACAAGGCTTTTTATTTCATATTCTCATAGTAAAATGCCACCGTTGTAATGTAACAATATCACTGCATTGGTATTTGGAGATACCAGGGGCAAGTGGCCTGAAGCTTAGAATCTAGCCAGTAACTTGAGGTGTAAGGCCCGTGGGCTGGCGAGGGGCAGGGGAGGAGGTCTCAGGTGGAAGGCCCGGGTGCTGGACAAAAGCAGAGCAGGAGATCTCAGGGGGAGTTCCTGGATGctgggagcgagagagacaggcagaaatGCAGAGCCTTGGGGATCAGCGACATAGGGGGAGCTGTAGGAGCTTGGTGAGGTAGGAACCACGCAGGAGGCAGACAACGTAGACGAAACCCGCCAGGACGCCGGCCATGTAGGCTGAACCGTTCAGGAAGGCATAACGTATGAAGTACCGCTCAGGAGGCCATAAAGCAGGTGGAACCGTTCAGGAGGCCATAAAGCAGGTGGAACCGTTCAGGAAGCCATAACGTATGAAGAGTCGTTAAGGAAGCCATAACATATGAAGAACCGTTCAGGAGGCCATAACGCAAGTGGAACCGTTAAGGAGGCCATAACGTAGGTGGAACAATTCAGTAGGTAATAACGTAGGTAGAACCGTTCAGGAGGCCATAATGTAGGTTGAACCGTTCAGGAAGCCATAACGCAGGTGGAACTGTTCAGGAGGCCATAACGCAGGTGGAACGGTTCAGGAGGCCATAACGCAGGTGGAACCGTTCAGGAGGCCATAACGCAGGTGGAACTGTTCAGGAGGCCATAACGCAGGTCGAACCGTTCAGGAATCCGGCAATGTAGGAAGAACGGTTCTGAAGGCCTGAGACATATAGTTGAACCAGTCCAGATTCTGGCGACGTAGGAGGAACCACCCTGGTGGGTGTTGATGGAGGTATCCGATTGATGGTCTGGCTGCGGCTCGGGGGACATGAAATCGGACCGGGAATTAGACAAATTTTCCTAAGCCAGAGCGGGCCCTCTTCCAGCAACCTTGGATGCACAGGAGAGTATTTGATAATCATACTGTTCATCATCCATTCTTATGGCTGCTGGGTCTATGGTTTTGGTCTGTTATTTCGGTCACCACCAGTGCTCAATTTCTTTTTTACCCGAAACGACAATTAAAAAAAGTTGTtaaggataaaagcatctgctaaattgGTAAATGTGTTGTTTGTCTGCTCTGCAGTCTAAAGGAGAGCTGGAGGATTTGGGCGACATTGGGGACTCCGGAGAGTACAACGTGTACAGCACCTTCCAGAGTCACGAGCCTGACTTTGACTACCTGAAGAGCCTGGAGATCGAGGAGAAGATCAACAAGATCAGATGGTTACCTCAGCAGAATGCTGCCCACTTCCTCCTGTCCACCAATGGTGCGGAGCTAAGAATACGCTCACCAATGAAATGCTGAAGTGTAGCCTAGACACAATCTGTTGAAAAATATGATCCAAAATGTATCTGCTCACACAGAATAATCCAAGTGATGTTAATAATACCCCcctgcaaaaaaacaacactagAAAAAGGAATAATTAAACGTAATCCAAGTGGATTGATCTGACAAGGATTTGGGTCAAATCAGAGACTAGAAGGCTAGTCATTCGTTTGGGCCAAGTTAATACAATTCATGTTAGACATTGATTGATTCTAGGGATAACTTAAAACCTTTGACAACAAACACAAGTTGTTAGAATCAATGATCACCTGCAAGAAAGGGTCTTACTTGAATTTCCCTCAACTTAAGATTCACGGTTCGCTCCGCCCGAGAGCTAATGACTCATCTGGAAGATATGCGACTTCTATAGATTATTTTTGTAAAATAGAGGCAACAAACAATGTGCCATTAAATTGATAGATATTCAGATGATGCTCAGGTTTACCATGCAAGGACTGTACATTTTAAACCTGTTCATTTGTTTAAATGGGCTACATTTTGCAGTGTTGCATGGGAGTGACTTGAAAAGTCACTCCCATGACCTGCAAAGTAGTTTTATTCTGTTAAATCAAagactgaaataaataaaaatgaagtGTTATATTTGTAATAGTTAGTGAATTCtaagtatatatattaataattattattttaatgaattACCAGTTCGTAGACATTGTTAAAAAAAGATACAGATGAAATAGCTAAACTGAATGGGCTGAATAAGCCTGAGCTGTATTGTGGACATGGTGTTGGTGTCTCAACATGCTCGCTCTCTGTTGCGTGTCACAGATAAGACCATTAAACTGTGGAAGGTcagcgagagagacaagagGCCTGAAGGATACAATCTGaaagatgaggaggggagactCAAGGACATCTCTACTGTTACCTCcttacaggtacacacacacacttgcacacacacacacacgcacgcacgcacgcacgcacgcacgcacgcacgcacgcacacacaccacacacacacacacacacagacacagacaaactcaaATGTAGACATGCTGGGTCAACACAAATTACCTTTGGCCTTTTTGCTCTTTAGCCCTTCCTGTTCATATGTCATCCCTCCAAACCAAGCTGCCTGTTAATACAACGCTGTACCATGATGTCCACTGGTAGGTTCCCGTGCTCAAACCCACAGACCTGATGGTGGAGGTGCGCCCCAGGCGGGTGTTCTCAAACGGACACACCTACCATGTCAACTCTATCTCCGTCAACAGCGACGGCGAGACATACCTCTCGGCCGACGACCTCCGCATCAATCTGTGGCACCTTGGCATCACCGACCGCAGCTTCAGTATCCTTCAGCTCATACCCAGAGTCAGGCGGAGCAGTTGCCACTTGCCGACCCTCACCCACAATAACAAACCTAGTCCTAAAGCACTGTAAAACATACTTAAGAGAATAAGATCATTTAGAACATTTGGTCTAAACTATGCAATTATACAACTTTAACTCAAAACAGCAATCAGACTAGATCAGATCGGATGGCGTCCTCACTAGAGCCAATCTGTTCTACTGTGGAAGCATATTGGTGGAGTAACATGGAGAAATGGgatgtaaacaaagagagagtTACGGGTTgaacaaaatctttttttttaagattgtATCAGCTATATAAAActgattaattattattattattataggatgtgattttaATGATAACATTACTGAAATCGTTATCGACATTCAATACAGATATGTCCAGTTCATTTTAAACTATGAGCTACTTGAAATGTTATGTGTTACGTTATGTAAGTGTTGTATTATGCAACTATGCAATTATACAACTTTAACTCAAAACAGCAACCCTTCAGATAACACGATAGTTGGTCGCCTCATTGTTTGTAAAAATTAATTTCCTCTGTGAGGACAATTATGATGATCTATCTAGCACAACTCTGACCAACTGCCAGTGGCCTACATATGACCAGGCTCCGGTTGGACCAGTCACCAATCAAAAGTCAAACAATGCTGAAGCCGGGTTTTGGAGGCTGGAGTAGTGGTCATAGTCATGGTCAACATGAGAAGTAGACAGAGTCATGGTTATTACTGATTTAATTTACATACATATTTAAACAGCCATATTTTATTGATGCAAACATGTACACAAATAATCTGTAATGTATCTTTAACCCCCTCCCTGGATTAATCATAtgtcttcaaaaaaaaaaaaatgagacaAACTAGGTTATGTAAATTATCTAGGAATATAGGACatggttttatccaaagcgccttaCATAACATGACggtaaaaatgtaatatgtttATTACCTGAAAATGTTATGTCAAATTTAACCACAGCCAGATTCAATTACATTGATAATACATGCCTAATATCGCTGCATAGGCAATCTCTTTCAGATGTGTCATGTCTATGTAATGTACCTGTGTCCCTGTGTCTAAAGCAGCAGTCAGGGATACACACTATGTTCCTGTCTGAGCTTCCTGGACAAGACAGGAAGTTGGGTTGTTTGCAAGTGCGTGGCAGTGTTTAAATGGAGGCTGACCTAGAAACTGAGAGAAACATCTATGGAAGAACAGCTTAAATAATTCACTCATCACAGCAGAAGCTTTCTCCATGGATGCACACAGGACAAGGCTGTAAATAGAAGCACACAGAGAATTAGGATATGGTGGGGGTTAGAGAAAGGGTTTGGTGATACTGAGTAGGTAATTAAATATGTGTgggtttctgtgtctgtgtttatgtttcggagtgcgagtgtgtgcctCCGTGcctgcatgcacatgtgtgtttataatgttaTTTAAATGCAATGATGGCAATAGGACAATGTGTTTATGTTCATGgttgttttatgtatttatttatttatttatttatttatttatttatttaccacgTGTACAGAATACAACATGGTCACCTACCTAGACACTGCTATTCTTGTGATAAAAGTAGTTAATCTagaaaacaaaagaacaacATAAGCATCATAATGTTTAATCGTCGAAATCGTGTTTGGAAATGCATGCAGGTAAACTCAGAACCTTTCATAAAgagtagtgcactatatccctCAGAACCTAGCTTATAGAGTATGGCACTATATGTTTCAGAACCTAGCTTCTAGAGTGGTGCATTACATCCCCAGTAGCAGGGCCAAATAATTATGATGGCAGGAGCTAAGCGGGCGCTGGATTGTTTATAGCAGGTGCTAATACATTTTGAAGCAAAatataataactaataatacTACAAGAGAATATGAGATTCTATGATCCCGGGATAATAGGCAACATTATTTACAATTAGAACTAGGCGCCTGTTGTTGTGATTTGCAGCGAAGCGGTCAATCACTGCATTGATGTCAAATGCTTGGTCCTTATGGAACTGATCACAGCACACCCAGACTGCTGGTCTCAGGCAGTGTCTCCGCTTCTGTTCCTCAGCTCTTTAACCGGCGTGAGCAAGAAAAGCTCCTCTCACACTGATGTGACGGTAGTGTCACATCAGTTAATATAAATCAACACTTTGCTGCTAGAGATACGGTCACCATCACTTTCGTATCATAATTACACTTAATATGATTCCATAGGTCGATTTTCAGTCCGATGTCttcataaacatatatatatataaatatatatatgtatatatatatatatatatatatatatatatatatatatatatatatatatatatatatatatatatatatgtatatgtacatgtaATTTGActattattatacatttattttgcatcatatatatatcatcatatatttaatcaaacaatgaCAATGAGGGGTTTGGGAAGGGGGGGCTTAGAGGGGACTCAGCCTTTTTTCAGGGGGAGCTTCAGCTTCAAGAATTACTCATTGGAGAAACCACACAATACAGTACAATCAATGTGCCCATTGTGACTAGTTCCACGGCTCCTTGACCAGCTATCCCTCCCAGACATCGTGGACATTAAGCCGGCCAACAtggaggagctgacggaggtGATCACGTCAGCAGAGTTCCACCCGCACCACTGCCACATGCTGGTGTACAGCAGCAGTAAGGGCACCCTGCGGCTGTGTGACATGAGGGCCTCGGCCCTCTGCGACCAGCACTCCAAACGTGAGCCATGTGTACTGTACGAGGAACAGCTCTGTGTTTCTATCATTTGTGATATCTTGTAATCCTGCAACATATTAACAGCCACGGTGGCTGTGACTCTTAATTGTAGTGTCATGGGTTACCTTTACCTTTTGAAAACATTGATACCTTTATGATATACCTTCTATTGAATGGGGTcttttgtgtgtatgaataaTCTCTTGCCACCTATTCAAGGTTATTAATTAGCTGAATGTGTTCTTGATGAAGTGTTTGAGGAGCCGGAGGATCCAGGAAGCAGGAGCTTCTTCTCTGAGATCATCTCCTCGGTGTCGGACGTCAAGTTCAGCCACAACGGGCGCTACCTGCTGACCAGAGACTACCTGACCGCCAAGGTGTGGGACCTGAACATGGACAAGGGCCCCGTGGAGACCTACCAGGTCAGCTAATAACACCTACATATACCCTATTATAACCAATTAGTAGCTATTATTCTAGATATCTCCTAACCATGCAGCTCTAGTTCTAAATATCTCCTAACCAATCAGCTCTAGTTCTAGATACTGCATCTCCTAACCAATCAGCTCTAGGTCTAGATATCTCCTAACCAATCAGCTCTAGGTCTAGATATCTCCTAACCAATCAGCTCTAGGTCTAGATATTTCCTTATCAATCAGCTCTAGTTCTAGATATCTCCTAACCAATCAGTTCTAGTTATCACCTAACCAATTGCCTCTAGTTCTGGATATCTCCTAACCAATCAGCTCTAGTCCTAGATATCTCCTAACCAATCAGCTCTAGTTCTAGATATCACCTAAACAATTGGCTCTAGTTCTAGATATCTCCTAACCAATCAGCTCTAGTCCTAGATATCTCCCTACCAATCAGCTATAGTTCTAGATATCTCCTAACCAATCAGCTCTAGTCCTAGATATCTCCTAACCAATCAGCTCTAGTTCTAGATATCACCTAAAAAATTGGCTCTATTTCTAGATATCTCCTAACCAATCAGCTCTAGTTCTAGATATCTCCCTACCAATCAGCTATAGTTCTAGTTATCTCCTAACCAATCAGCTCTAGTTAACAATTATTCGAACATCCGATTACAAGCTAAACTGACAAGAAATAAGCACTACAATTATGAATGGTTAGGAGATAATGCGGACAGGAGGAGAATATTTCCTATTTGAGTGGACGACAGTGAACCGAGCATAGGTGGTAGTGGTGAGGTTCTTTGCATCCATGAAATCATCGCGTCTCAAACGTCATCTTTCAACCAAATACGCAGTGCTGAAAGACAAACCAGTCGAGTTTTCGTGACGGAGAGAAGTTCAATAGCTCAATAGTCACTGTTCAATAGTCAGGAACAAAGTCATTGCGTAACACATCTTGCTTGGACAACAGTTCTGTGAATTCTCACCGAAATatgtaacaaataaataaacacagagaTTAGACGTTATTGTGAATTTTGAACGAACAGAAAACTAGTAAATACATTCTGAAAAGAAAATCGAGAAATAAATTACCGTAAATTCACTTCTAAAAGACATCTTAAATAGCAGCTTTGAGGCCCTCTTGTGGTTTCCGAGGCCCTATGCAACGGAATATAGAAGGAAACGACCACGTTTCTTGAACTCAAGGCCAAACATGTAAAGCCTTGACATAGGCAACAGAGAGCGTGACATAGTGGCGTCCAATCACAATACAGCCTTCTAACATAGCGAGAACAATTCAGGTAATaaacatattacatttttaccGTCATGTTATGtaaggcgctttggataaaaccatGTCCTACATTCCTAGATAATTTACATAACCTAGTTTGTCTCTTAATTATGTACTTATGTAATTGTAGCCTGTTGATATTTGATATTGTTGATATTTATAATGttgatatttattaaaaaaatattcattCTTTCTTGTTTCTTGCTGTTTTAGGTCCATGAGTACCTGAGGAGTAAGCTGTGTTCCCTCTATGAGAATGACTGCATCTTCGAcaagtttgagtgtgtgtggaacaGTTCAGATAGGTAAGATAGTGATGGTAGGGATTGAGATTTTTTATTGTATTCCTGAACCTCAAATATCTCAGTCCAACACTAAGACAACACTAAAATGAATCCTAATCCATCCTGTATGCCTctagcctgggtatacccatgcAGTCTTGCGCGCAATTTCATTTCGCGCTGCTAGGCACATGGACAcattatagaatggacaccggattccaaaatggcacCCATTCGTCCCTATGttaactgctcaatggcgcagggcaacatcgaggagagatatgcttccgcatcatgggagcctagccacgccctagttcatcacgtaccggatgcagaaatattcttgttttttagcattgtagccatcaacgtcattcatgttaagtataAGTAAAAACCttggacacgagaagttaatagagccgtgcactaggccctctcgaatgccgggccgaaacaacatttgtttcactacgacacctttcagctgcccacccctccttctccagcaaaaaatatgACATAAAACGGCTAacaaaacgcttgaggtggcgttttgaaaagagaaaacttaaatttttttagtacatggcataaagataattatgagccttcgATTGATATTCagtcattttttgcggagacacattcctgttccccacttgtattggagtgaacggagatatctacttctgggccccttgaatcgagggacccgtccacagtccgcttaaacagctgcaataccaggcttggccgctgagcacttgtggattgcggaagtatgcactgttcctgggggcttcgCTATGCAGCCTGAAATCCATGAATCAGATTTTAGCCTGAGATAGGAAACCAATcacagaagggggagggacggTAAGACGATGACGACGCCTATGCGACACACCCctcgtcttcttcttcatcgAATTGATGTCGGTCTACACACATCATCTGGCATAATTGatacgattggctatgagctacgtacagactcatgTGTTAGACATTCATAGtgcccaataaacggctccgggcaatcttaaaccacgcctcaaatacgagaaaatgaatgtgtggttcccagacctcttCTCAATGTAgtttgagatgaggtctggcgcTAGCCAGGCTAGTATGCCTCCATACATTGCTTATTTTCCATGTAAGGTAACCTGTTTATTTGATGTACTCGTTACATTCTTCTCCTCACAACcccttctcctgctctcccctctcatctcctcctccccctcctctcttcctcccccatcccccgctGTCTCCTTCCAcccttgtcctctctctcctccccttcctcccctgtttctggtctctctcctcccctgcctccccttTCTCcggtgtctctcccccctccacccctcagtGTGATCATGACCGGGGCGTACAACAGCTTCTTCCGAATGCTGGACCGTGAGACGGGCCGGGGCGTGACCCTGGAGGCGTGGCGGGAGAGCAGTAAGCCGCGTGCCGTGCTGCGCACGCGGCGCGTCTACACGGGCGGAAAGCGGCGCCGCGGGGACGTCGGCGTGGACAGCCTGGACTTCACCAAGAAGATCCTCCACATGGCGTGGCACCCGTCTGAGAACATCATCGCCATCGCCGCCACCAACAACCTGTACATCTTTCAGGACCGCGTCAGccccgacgcacacacacagtgacgcaAAAGACCGACCAATGGacaggggctggggggaggggaggagagtttTATGTAACAAAGACAAGGAACTTTGAGATCTGGACCTACTGCTCTGGCTCAAAGGGAAGCCCTCAGTCTagaagaggatgagggaggaagGCTGTGgagcagtgacacacacacacacacacacacacacacacacacacacacacacacacacacacacacacacacacacacacacacacacacacacacacacacacacacacacacacacacacacacacacacacacagtatctgatggaggaggagctcctTAAAGTGTTAACGTATTCTAATCCTAATCAGATATCAACGATATCCTTGGATCTTAACAATCGCACTCCTCCTACAGATATTGAGCAATCTAGCCTCTAACAACGAGCGGTGCAGGAACATCTTCCGCTCCACTGAACTGGTAACTCTTGCGACAGACCAAAGGATATATTGCATAGCGACGAAGAAGGCATTCCACCACTAGAGCTGACATTGCAGCCCCTCTTCGGATGTGGATGCAAGAAGCAGATCCCTCCAACCAGTCTTAGGCAGAATTAAATGGTTTTTTTTCACAATTGCAGAATATTTTAAGTGGTCTTACACTCTGAGTGGCAACAGTATCATACCCATTGCTAAATTTCTCCTTTTTAGAGCAGTGCTCTTGGAGAAACCATGCATATGGCCAATAATATAGGCCATATTCAATTTGCAATAATAATCGCACATCCTAGAACACAAATGttgccatttatttattaattttgtgctccaaaacagAAGTATCCCTTCCACAGATATAAATGTATTCACCCATCACATTGTTAACTGTAAATACTTCTATTGGTTTTTCTAACCGCAACCAAGTTTGGCTCAGGCGAGCTGGCTCGTAGGTGAGGCTATTTATGTAGTCCACTCTGCCTGGACCTCATTCGACTATTCTGGGACAGCAATGTACTGAGTCTTAACTGAagtcaatgtttttatttttatggttGCAAGGTCTGTAAAGTTTATGAAAAGGAAGTTAACATGTGCAGCACATTAACTATTGCTTTATTGAAGATGTTAGGTGTATTTCAGATGATGAACCAGAGTTATTTTATAATATGCGACGAGAAACTGATGGCTTAAACTGGTAGTTTGAGCCATGTGTGTAAGTACATTTGAGAATGGTTCCAACATAAAGTTAAGGTTAGAGTGCAGCCCACATGTTTTATTAAGAAGGAGGCCTCTGATTTAGCGCTCTGACTTCTGCTGTTTAAGGATGTTTTCAGATTGTCAGAACAGCAGTTACATTATGCATTGTTGCTGAGTAGTTAATATTAATTTGGAACAGTGCCATGCAATTTAAATGTGTCTTGTCAATATGTtacaacacaagcacacatgctcCAGACAAGGCACTGTCAGTTTTTGGATGTAATTCAACCAGTGGATGTCTGTATCGATCTGAAGGGATTGGGTTTGATTGTTTACAGGGAAGTGCTTTGTTTTTTAAGTGCTTTAAAATATCCTGATCTGTTATTAGGTCGGGTTCCATAGCGGGTTGAAAAGACAAATTTACTTCAAATGCTTGTTGCCATTTGCATTACTTATACATAACGGTGGAGTCACTAAAATGAATCATGTCGACCAATGATCAGTGCAGAATAATTACATGTTGACCATTATCACTGCTGTATTACTGGTCTAACCGTCTATCCTACATGTTAGTATCTGTACCACCATACTATGTATGTACTGCATAACACAGTCAAATAACTACTTAAAATCACTAGGGAAGACACTAACACTGCATGACACTTCAACAATGAATAAA
Coding sequences:
- the ppp2r2ca gene encoding protein phosphatase 2, regulatory subunit B, gamma a, which translates into the protein MAEDTESPKINHSFLRDYVTEADVISTVEFNQTGELLATGDKGGRVVIFQRESESKGELEDLGDIGDSGEYNVYSTFQSHEPDFDYLKSLEIEEKINKIRWLPQQNAAHFLLSTNDKTIKLWKVSERDKRPEGYNLKDEEGRLKDISTVTSLQVPVLKPTDLMVEVRPRRVFSNGHTYHVNSISVNSDGETYLSADDLRINLWHLGITDRSFNIVDIKPANMEELTEVITSAEFHPHHCHMLVYSSSKGTLRLCDMRASALCDQHSKLFEEPEDPGSRSFFSEIISSVSDVKFSHNGRYLLTRDYLTAKVWDLNMDKGPVETYQVHEYLRSKLCSLYENDCIFDKFECVWNSSDSVIMTGAYNSFFRMLDRETGRGVTLEAWRESSKPRAVLRTRRVYTGGKRRRGDVGVDSLDFTKKILHMAWHPSENIIAIAATNNLYIFQDRVSPDAHTQ